Proteins encoded in a region of the Anopheles ziemanni chromosome 2, idAnoZiCoDA_A2_x.2, whole genome shotgun sequence genome:
- the LOC131282371 gene encoding alkaline ceramidase, with protein sequence MLQSMTWEHLERGSSPVDWCEGNYLVSPDIAEFVNTISNVLFLLGPPFLIYLFKDYGKFIQPAIHLIWVLLIVVGLSSAYFHATLSLLGQLLDELTILWVFMATLSLFCPRRHFPRIFKGSRKRFCLSMSIFSIAATALSFCHPAINAFALMFLAIPATYLLYKELKIVKDERVYRLGVRNTTILIAAIVCWINDRMFCDTWSSMNFPYLHGFWHILIFISAYPACVLFAFFFVNDERPESRPTLKYWPRNDFELGIPYVSINYAKKFDDDEI encoded by the exons ATGTTGCAAAGCATGACCTGGGAACATCTAGAACGTGGCAGTTCACCAGTGGATTGGTGCGAGGGAAACTATCTAGTTTCGCCAGACATTGCCGAGTTTGTGAATACG ATTAGCAACGTATTGTTTCTTCTTGGCCCACCGTTCCTTATCTACCTGTTTAAAGACTACGGGAAGTTCATACAACCGGCCATCCATCTGATCTGGGTCCTGTTGATTGTGGTCGGCCTTTCGTCGGCATACTTCCACGCGACACTCAGTTTACTTGGCCAGCTACTCGATGAGTTGACCATTTTGTGGGTGTTTATGGCCACCCTAAGCCTGTTCTGTCCGAGGCGACATTTTCCGAGAATCTTCAAAGGATCTAG GAAACGGTTCTGCTTATCGATGTCGATATTTTCCATCGCTGCCACAGCTCTCTCGTTTTGCCATCCTGCCATAAATGCGTTTGCACTCATGTTTTTGGCCATACCAGCAACGTACCTTTTGTATAAGGAATTGAAAAT TGTCAAGGATGAGCGCGTGTACCGTTTGGGTGTTCGTAACACAACGATCCTGATAGCTGCCATCGTATGCTGGATCAACGATCGTATGTTCTGCGATACCTGGTCGTCGATGAACTTCCCGTATCTGCACGGATTTTGGCATATTCTCATTTTCATCTCCGCTTATCCGGCATGCGttctgtttgctttctttttcgtcaACGACGAACGCCCCGAAAGCCGACCGACGCTGAAGTACTGGCCACGGAACGATTTTGAGCTGGGAATTCCGTACGTGTCCATTAACTATGCTAAAAAGTTTGATGACGATGAAATTTAA
- the LOC131282372 gene encoding 6-pyruvoyl tetrahydrobiopterin synthase, with protein sequence MPPRPLAYLTRKECFSACHRLHSPFLNDEDNRQVYGKCNNPNGHGHNYTVEVTVRGPVDPKTGMVINITDLKEYMDHAIMKKLDHLNLDKDVPYFKNLPSTTENVAIFIWDSLKLIMKLPELLYEIKIYETDKNSVVYRGEKHEAGHHHHQEAPKNVRPTASSETSSNLSSDSDS encoded by the exons ATGCCACCCCGTCCGCTAGCCTATCTGACCAGAAAGGAATGTTTTAGCGCGTGTCACCGGTTACATAG TCCTTTCCTGAACGACGAAGATAACCGGCAGGTGTACGGCAAGTGCAACAATCCGAACGGACATGGCCACAATTATACCG TGGAGGTAACAGTCCGCGGTCCGGTGGACCCGAAGACCGGCATGGTGATAAACATAACCGATTTGAAGGAGTACATGGACCATGCCATCATGAAAAAGTTGGACCACCTGAACCTGGACAAGGATGTGCCGTACTTTAAGAATCTCCCCAGCACCACCGAGAACGTTGCCATTTTTATATGGGACAGCTTGAAGTTGATCATGAAACTTCCAGAACTGCTGTACGAAATCAAAATCTATGAAACAGATAAAAATTCTGTTGTCTATCGCGGCGAGAAACACGAAGCAggacatcaccatcatcaagAGGCACCGAAGAATGTGCGCCCTACGGCGTCGTCGGAAACCTCCTCCAATCTCTCATCTGATTCGGACAGCTAA
- the LOC131280930 gene encoding uncharacterized protein LOC131280930 codes for MNSLRLIVALCCLEIEAQTWLQTALERSNGTLDVRSFPGEQCLRQCDDTQPRICHFAWTMEHYHVMGPACRDCAKGKREDCYHPACITADGVERGVMSINRKIPGPAISVCRGDLLVIDITNAMAGTSATIHWHGLHQRATPHMDGVPFITQCPIGFGNTFRYAYHATEPGTQFYHSHSGHHKVNGHYGALVIREPRKDDPNGDLYHYDTPAHVILGSDWMHIDGEMFMPGLPSAGGIMPVNLLINGRGTFRGSTQTPLEVFYVRRGARFRFRFINAASHVCPLQLQIEDHTMEIIASDSFHLQPRKVDTLVTTSGERYDFIVDAQGARDTYWVRLRALGPCEQLQLEQYAVLSYTDTPLPDAAFPTEPPPPYEKPFPNAATINHPNATCGQPEFEDYCITDLQAYDTDEAVVNGLPDHQFTLGFYNYPVSFNDMFERRPYEHFMNIHADIMLQGAINNISLAYPPFPLLTQPEQIDESMFCTSENRPARCADRQLCTCIHRIKIKQGALVELYILDLTPSVGDLNHPFHLHGYQMFVMELGQDRRVPITVEIAQQIARQRLRQRNAAGLPPRKDTVSIPSRGYARVRFRADNPGFWLMHCHYEWHTAVGMALVLQVGETDQMVKPPAGFPKCNSYTPPVEDLLTDGL; via the exons ATGAACAGTTTAAGAT TAATCGTAGCCCTATGCTGCCTCGAAATAGAAGCGCAAACATGGCTACAAACGGCATTGGAGCGTTCAAACGGAACACTGGACGTGCGATCATTTCCGGGTGAACAGTGTTTGCGTCAGTGTGACGACACGCAGCCACGGATTTGCCACTTTGCCTGGACGATGGAACACTACCACGTGATGGGACC TGCTTGTCGGGACTGCGCTAAAGGTAAACGGGAGGACTGCTATCATCCGGCCTGCATCACAGCTGATGGTGTCGAGCGAGGTGTTATGAGTATCAACCGGAAAATCCCCGGGCCAGCCATCAGCGTGTGCCGAGGGGATCTACTCGTGATCGATATCACAAACGCCATGGCTGGCACATCCGCTACCATCCACTGGCACGGATTACATCAGCGTGCGACGCCCCACATGGATGGCGTTCCGTTCATCACGCAATGTCCGATCGGATTCGGGAACACCTTCCGGTACGCTTATCACGCCACCGAACCCGGAACTCAGTTCTATCACTCGCACTCGGGACACCACAAGGTGAACGGCCACTACGGTGCGCTTGTGATACGTGAGCCCCGCAAGGATGACCCAAATGGTGACCTCTACCACTACGACACACCGGCCCACGTGATTCTGGGGTCCGACTGGATGCACATCGACGGGGAAATGTTTATGCCCGGGCTTCCATCGGCCGGCGGAATCATGCCGGTGAACCTACTCATCAACGGACGAGGGACGTTCCGAGGTTCCACGCAGACACCGCTGGAGGTGTTCTACGTACGTCGGGGGGCACGCTTCCGGTTCCGATTCATCAACGCGGCTAGTCACGTTTGCCCACTTCAGCTACAGATCGAAGATCACACGATGGAGATCATCGCCAGCGACTCGTTCCATCTACAGCCGCGCAAGGTGGACACACTGGTCACCACTTCCGGTGAGCGGTATGACTTCATTGTCGATGCACAAGGTGCTAGAG atacCTACTGGGTACGCCTACGAGCCCTTGGACCATGTGAACAGCTTCAACTCGAGCAGTACGCCGTCCTCAGCTACACCGATACACCATTGCCTGATGCAGCCTTCCCGACAGAGCCTCCGCCGCCTTATGAGAAGCCGTTCCCTAACGCTGCAACGATAAACCATCCGAACGCCACTTGTGGGCAACCGGAGTTTGAAGACTACTGTATCACCGACCTACAGGCCTACGACACGGACGAAGCGGTCGTGAACGGACTTCCGGATCATCAGTTTACACTTGGCTTCTATAACTATCCTGTCTCTTTTAACGATATGTTCGAGCGGCGTCCATATGAACATTTTATGA ATATCCACGCTGACATTATGCTACAGGGTGccatcaacaacatcagccTTGCTTATCCACCCTTCCCGCTCCTCACACAACCGGAGCAGATCGACGAAAGCATGTTCTGCACAAGCGAAAACCGACCTGCCCGATGCGCCGACCGCCAACTCTGCACCTGCATCCACCGGATCAAGATCAAGCAGGGCGCCCTCGTGGAGCTGTACATCCTCGACCTAACGCCCTCCGTCGGTGACCTAAACCACCCGTTCCACCTGCACGGCTACCAGATGTTCGTGATGGAGCTCGGCCAGGACCGGCGGGTTCCGATCACGGTCGAAATCGCCCAACAGATCGCCCGCCAGCGACTTCGGCAGCGTAACGCGGCCGGACTTCCGCCCCGCAAGGACACCGTGTCCATTCCGAGCCGGGGTTACGCACGGGTTCGCTTCCGTGCGGACAATCCCGGCTTCTGGTTGATGCACTGTCACTACGAGTGGCACACGGCGGTCGGTATGGCGCTGGTGCTGCAGGTCGGCGAAACGGACCAGATGGTGAAACCGCCGGCCGGCTTCCCCAAGTGCAACAGCTACACCCCGCCAGTGGAGGATCTGCTGACGGATGGTCTCTGA